A region of the Actinomycetes bacterium genome:
CCGACCCCCCGGTTTTACGCCAAAATGAGCACCGATGACTACTTTTTTTACAGCGATTATTTCTTCTTTGACTATGTGGATATGGAAGTGGACCAGAGCCTGATTGAAGCTTCCGGCCAGAACTCCGATTACCGCCGCCTGGAGGACCTGATTCAGGCAGATTCTGATCTGCTGAGCATAACCTACCAGATTAAGTTTCCGGTAAAAATTATAGAATCCAATGCCGATGTCATTGGTGATAACAATATAGCCATATGGAACATAAAGTACGGGCAAAAAAGGGATATAAGGATAGAAGGGAAGAAAACTAAATTTTTATCCTATTTCCTTATTATCGCCCTGGGCCTGATCGGGCTGTTCATAATATTCATAATATTTGCCCTGGTTTTTAGTTCCAGAAGAGGCCGCCGGCAAAAAGACAGCCGCAAACCCCTTTACTCCTATGACAATTACTTTAAAAAAGAAAAGCATCTAGATGACTATTGATAAAGGGATTGAACTTGATACCCCCCTGACTGAAGACAAAATCAAAAACTTGAGGGCAGGCGACATGGTACTTCTAACCGGCACCGTCTACGGTGCCCGGGATATGGCCCACCAGAGACTGATAACTACCATAAAAACAGGCCAGCAGCTGCCCCTGGACCTGGAGAACTCCACTATATTTTATGTAGGCCCTTCCCCCGCCCCGCCCCATAGAGCCAGCGGGTCAGTAGGCCCAACCACCTCCGCCAGAATGGACAGCTTAACTGAACCCCTGCTAAAACAGGGACTGAGGGCAATGATAGGTAAGGGCAAACGCAGCCCGGCCTACCGCCGGCTTCTAAAAAAATACAGGGCGGTATACATGGTGGCGGTGGGAGGAATTGCTGCCTGCCTGGGATTAAAAATTAAGAGCATAAAGCCTATAGCCTACCAGGATCTGGGGGCAGAGGCCATCTATGAAATAAAGCTGGACCGTTTCCCCTTATTTGTAGCCTATGATGTATATGGCGGGGATATCTTTGCTGAAACCCTGCGCAAAGAATGACATCCCAAAAATACAGCCACCGGCAGAGTAGCCATATGGCAGGGAGCTACCTCAATATTGCAGGCCAGGGCTGTAGTGTTGCCGCCCAGGCCCTGGGGTCCGATACCCAGGCTGTTTATCTTGCTTAGAATCTGCTGTTCCAGCTGCCGGTACCGGGGATCAGCATTTCTTATATCCAGATTCCTGAAGCTGGCCTTCCTGGCCAGTGAAGTAACCCCGGAAGCAGTGGACCCGATACCCAGGCCAATAATAACCGGGGGGCAGCACTTGGTAACATTTTCTTCTACTATACTTTTTACTTCCTCAATTATCGCCTCGGGGCCGGATGAAGGATTTAGCATCCTCAGATAGGAGCAATTCTCGCTTCCCCCTCCCTTCAGGTGTACCTCTACAGATATCCCCTGCCGGCCGGTAAAACTGGTGCTGACTATGGCCGGGGTATTGGTGCCGGTATTTTTTCTGCCATAAAGAGGATCATCCACAATGGACTTCCTCAAATAATTACTGCTGTATGCACTGGCAACCGCATCATTTAACTCCCGGTACAGGCGCCCGCTTTCTTCTATGCACACATCAGAGCCTATACCCAGACTTATATATACCGTACCGCAATCCTGACAAAGGGGAAGTTTTTCCTTCCTGGCTACCTGCTCATTTTCCAGTATGTATCCCAGTATCTTTTTGGCTACCGGGCTGGTCTCCGCAGCCAGCGAATGTTTGATGGCAGAAATTATATCCGGGGGCAGATTAAAGCTGGCCTCAGCTATCAGCTTTTCTACCTGCTTTTTTACGGTTGTAATTTTTATACTTTTCATCTTTGGCCGGGCACTGGGGGTTTATGCATAGATTCCAGGGTCGCCGCCCCCTGTTTATAACCTTTACAATGGGAAAACCGCATTCCTTGCACTTATCCTTGGTAGTAAGTATAAGGCCTTTCTGGGGAAGAGAAAAGGTATTTCTGCATTGGGGATAGGCACTGCATCCAATAAATCTCTTCTTGTTTCTGCTGGTCCTTATGATCAGGTCCCCATCGCAGTCATCCTGGGTACATTTTCCTACCTTCAGGTCTTCCTTTACCCCATTCTTTATTTCCTTGGCAATCTCTTCTTTTTCATTCTTCAGCCTGGCCATTACCTTTTTTAACATTTCCCTGGACTTATCCACTACCTCTTCCCTGGTTTCATCGCCGGCGGCTATCCCGTCCATATCCATTTCCAGCTCGGCAGTCATGTCCGGGCTGGATATTTTTTCAGCATGTTTTTTCAGCATCTTAATCACCGATATGGCTTTCTCGTAAGGCTCCAGGGGATTTCCCTTTATATAGCCCCTGCTGATCAGGCTCTGGATAATGGTATGCCTGGTGGCCTTGGTGCCCAGGCCCAGCTCCTCCATTTTCTCTACCAGCTTTCCCTGGGTATACCTGGCCGGAGGCTTGGTTTCCTTATCCAGCATATGCTTGTTTTTAACCGTAAGTATCTGTCCCTCTTCAAGATGGGGGATAAAAGAATCCTTATGCTTGTAATAGGGATAGACATCCACCCATCCCTTTTCTATAAGGTGGCTGCCGTTGGCCACAAAAGTCTCTCCGCCTATATCAATCCTGGCAGATATGCTTTTCATTACTGCCGGAGGCATAAGAGTGGCCAGAAACCTGCTTACCACCAGTTCATATATTTTCCACTCATCGCTGGACAGGCTATTCTTTTCTGCCGGCAGTGTGGGGTAGATAGGGGGATGGTCGGTAGACCTCTTCCTGCCCCTGGTAGCAGTTACCTTATCCTGGGCCAGAATATGCGAGCAGGCGGATTTAAAATAGGAGGACTTGCCTATCTCCCTGGTAACTTCCGCCAGATCTATAGAGCTCGGAAATACTGTATTGTCGGTCCTGGGATAACTTATATATCCATTCATATACAGGTTTTCAGCAGTACTTATGGTCCGGTTAGCAGTAAAGCCAAGAGAACTGGCTGCTACTATCAAACCGGTGGTATTAAAAGGTATGGGAGGCTTAATCTTTTTTTGCCTCTCCTTTATCTGGGTAACCTCTCCCTGGCTGCCCATACGGTTGTAAGCTGCCTCTGCCTTCTCCCTCTTGCTGAATCTTTTCTGCCGGTGCCCCGCCTCAAATTCCTGGCCGTCTTCGGTGGACAGCAGCACCTTTATAACCCAGTAGGGTACCGGTTTAAATCTCTTTATCTGCTCTTCACGGTCCACTATCAAAGTAAGGGTGGGAGTCTGTACCCTCCCTACCGATAAAAATTTATCTTTTACCTGATAAGAGGCAAGGGAAATAAACCGGGTCAGGGTGGCACCCCATATAAGGTCTATGTCCTGCCTGGCCCTGCCGGCAAAAGCCAGATTCAGATCTACTCTATCCAGCTTGCCAAAAGATGAAGACAATTCCCGGGGGGTAATGGAAGAAAACTTGGCCCTCCTGGAATCAGCCTCCCCGTTTACCTCCTGGGCCAGAGTAAGGGCATCATAACCAATAAGCTCTCCCTCCCGGTCATAGTCAGTGGCCACGATTATCTGGTCAACCTCTTTGGCGGATTTCTTTAGCGCCTGTATGATCTTTTTCTGTATAGGCATCTTTTCTATCTCGGCATCTATAAGATCCATGGGATCTACCTTAAACCAGTTAGCATATTTCTTGGGAAAATCCACCTTCAGTATATGACCTTTCAGCCCGATAGTCCGGTAGTTTTGACCATCAAGGCCAAACAGGTAGGTAGGTATTCCATATACCTTTTCCTCTTTGGCTTTGCCGCCGGACAGAATGTCTGCCATTCTTCTGGCTGCTATTTCTTTTTCCGATATTATAAGTTTCATTAAAATCACCTTGAATTTGAAATAATATCACAAAAGGCGGGGGTAATGAAATAGCGGCAAAAATATTTATACAAACCCGGCCCTTTATCTCCCGGGATAAAAAACATTTAATATTAAAGTAAATATTTGCATATTCAAATTTAGGCCAGGTTGTTCTAAAATAACAACTGTTGTTTAGTAACCATAATATGATTATGAATACAAAATTAGAGCTTTCCACCCGGATAGCAAAACTTAAAAAAGAAAAGAATGCAGTCATACTTGCCCACAACTATCAGATAGGGGAAGTGCAGGATATAGCAGACTTTGTTGGTGACTCCCTTCAGTTAAGCATTAAGGCAGCTGAAACCAAGAGTGACATCATAGTATTCTGCGGAGTAAAATTTATGGCCGAGACAGCCAAGATACTGTCTCCGGAAAGAATGGTGCTGCTGCCCGACCAGTACAGCGGATGCCCCATGGCAGATATGATTAATGCCGGGCAGTTAAAAGAGCTCAAGCAGAAATATCCGAAAGCAGTAGTAGTCTGTTATGTAAATTCTACTGCCGAGGTAAAAGCCTTAAGCGACATATGCTGCACCTCTTCCAATGCAGTAAAGGTAATTAATTCAATCGATAAACATAAACAAATAATTTTTATCCCCGACAAGTACCTGGGCAGCTATGTCCAGAGAAAAACCGGCAGGGAAATGGTGCTGTGGAACGGTTATTGCCCCACCCATGTCTCCATAAGCGCCAAACATATAGTGCAGCTTAAAAAAGAGCATCTGGATGCAGCGGTGATAGTGCATCCTGAGGCTCCTCCCGATGTTATAGATGTAGCCGACAAGGTAGCCAGCACCGGAGGCATGCTGGATTATGTAAAGAATTCATCCAGGAAAGAATTTATAATAGGGACAGAAACCGGAATCATTCACCGCATGAAAAAAGAAAACCCCAAAAAGATATTCTATCCTGCCTCTCCTAAAAGCATATGCCCCAATATGAAACTGATTAACCTGGAAAAAATTTACTGGGCGCTGGAAGAGCAGCAGTACCAGATTAAGCTGAGCAGGGACATAATAGAGAAAGCCAGGGGAGCCATAGACAGGATGCTGGCTGTAAGCTAATAATATGATACCAAGATATTTAATAGATCCCACAGGCTGTGATAAGCAGGCAGACCACTGTGACTGCATAGTCATAGGCAGCGGTATTGCCGGGCTTTCTACTGCCATAAGGCTGTCTGAAAAACACCGGGTTAAGGTACTGACCAAAAGCTCATTATCCGAATCCACTACCTGGTATGCCCAGGGGGGGATAGCAGCAGCCATAAAAAAACCGGACTTCTGGAAAAACCATTACCAGGATACCATAGTGGCAGGACAGGGCCTGTGTGACCCGGAAGCAGTTAAGATACTGGTAAAAAATGCCCCCAAAATGATTGAGAAACTGGTAGAGCTGGGAATAATTTTTGATATTTCGGAAGGAGAAATAAGCCTTACCACCGAGGGCGGCCACAGCTATCCCCGTATACTGCATGCCGGTGGAGACGCTACCGGCGAAGAGATAGAAAAAAAGCTGGTAAAGTATTCCAAGACCGCCAATAACATAGAGTTTTTTCCCGATTACCTGGCTGTAGATATACTTGCCCATAATAATCAGTGCACCGGAGTGCTGGGCCTTAACCTGAAAACCGGGGAGCTGCAGATACACCCTGCCTCCTTTGTGGTGCTGGCCAGCGGAGGGATCGGACAGGTCTTTGAACTTACCACCAACCCGGATATTTCCACCGGAGACGGCATTGCCATGGCCTACCGGGCAGGAGCATCCATAATGGATATTGAATTTATCCAGTTCCACCCCACCGTATTTAAAACCAGGGATGAAGAACTTTTTCTGATAAGTGAAGCCTTAAGGGGCGAAGGCGCTTATCTGAGAGACTGTAATGGCCACCGGTTTATGTTAAATCAGCACCATCTGGCCGAGCTGGCGCCCCGGGATATAGTGGTAAAAGAAATGGTCAGGGTTATGAATGAAACCAGGTGTAATTTTGTATACCTGGATGCAACCCACTTGCCGGCCACCACTTTGAAAGTAAGGTTTCCCAATATACTGTATAAACTTAAGGAAAACGGCCTGGACCTTAAACAGGATTTAATAAAAGTGTCCCCTGCCGCCCATTACATGAATGGAGGAGTAAAAACCAATTATCAGGGACTTACCACCATAGACCGGCTCTATTCATGCGGCGAAGTAGCGGCCACCGGCGCCCATGGGGCAAACCGGCTGGCCTCTAATTCACTGATAGAAGGCCTGGTTTACGGCTGGAATATATATAAAGAAATAGACCACCGGCTAAAAACTGACCCCGGGGATGGCATCGATACCCTTTTTGATACCTTTGACTCCATACCAGAAGGCAAACAAGACCTGGACATTGAAAAAACTAAAAGCCAGCTCAGACAGATAATGAGCCAAAAGGCAGGAATACTGAGAGATGCCAAAGGACTTTCAGAAGCAGCCGGGTTTGTGCAAAAATTTTTAACTAACCCTTCCCTTTATAATAATAAGGATAAATCAAGCATTGAGCTGGCCAATATGCTTATTGTATCCCACCTTATAACCAAGGCGGCAGCCATAAGAAAAGAAAGCAGGGGAACCCATCAGCGAAATGATTTCCCCCAAACAGATGATAACAACTGGCGGAAACATATACTGCTGCAAAAAGACAAAATATTATTCCAAGAGGTAAAAAATGATTAGCCTGAAAAAAAGCCAGGTTATGGATCTCATCCGCAGGACCCTGTCCGAAGACCTGGCAGGATTTGGTGATATAACTTCCAAATATCTTTTGCCCTCCGACCATCACAGCCAGGCCTATATCTGGTGCAAGCAGGATACGGCGGTTCTCTGCGGCATAAACATTGCAGGCTGGCTGATGGAGGAAGTAGACAGCAGTATTAAGCTTAATAAGATTAAAGAAGACGGGGATATGGTTTCCCGCCGCCAGAAAGTAGCTACCCTCAGCGGGCCTACTGCGTCCCTTCTTGCTGCAGAAAGGTCTGCCTTGAATTTTATACAGCATCTTTCAGGCATTGCTACCATAACCAAAAAATTTTCTACCCTTGCCTCTGCCCGGGGAGTCAAGATTGTGGATACCAGAAAAACTAAGCCCAACCTCAGACTGGTGGAAAAATACGCCGTAGAGATCGGAGGAGGCTATAACCACAGGTTCGGTCTTTTTGACGGGATAATGCTAAAAGACAACCATATCCGTGCAGCAGGCGGCATTGTAGAGGCAGTAAAAGCCATAAAGGGCAGTATCCCCCATCCTTTAAAAATTGAAGTAGAGGTACAGGACAGCAGCCAGCTCCAACAGGCTATAGCTGCACAGGCAGACATCATAATGCTGGATAATATGAACCCGGACCAGATAGAGGAATCAGTAAAAAAAATCAGGTCAGAAGCTAATAAAAATACATTAATCGAGGTATCAGGAAATATAACCCTTAATAATCTGGAAGACTACTGCAGTACCGGCATTGATTTGATTTCCACCGGATACATAACCCATTCTGCTCCGGCAGCCGATTTTTCCATGGAATTTGTCTAGATTATTTCAGGCCCAGTTTCTGCTTAAGTTCAGGAACCTTTTCCCGGGCAGCAATACATCCCTTTTCTATAATCTCTGAACCCTTGGTAAAATCAAAAAAGCCGTATTCCCCTACTTTTGGCTCTATGACTATATCCGTATACTTATAGTAATTCTTAGCCATTTCCCGCTGTATGATATTAAAACTGGTATTCAGGATCTCATAGGTGGTAGGAAATTTTCTCTTTTTCCTTAGATTAAACACTCTCCTGAAAAACCCCATTGCCCTGCTCTCAGATTCATAATCGGTAAGCTTTTTATAATACTGGGATGAATCTTTAACCTGGTCAAGCACAATGGATACCCCTATGGTAAAATCTACATCAAATATGCCAATTGCTTCCGCCGGAAGGGGCTCGATTACTCCCCCGTCCACCAGAACCATTCCATCAAAGATTACCGGAGAAAAAAAACCGGGAATAGATATGGAAGCCCTTACTGCATCCACCAGCCCGCCCTGTGATAAAATCACCCTCTTCTGGCTCAGCATATCTACGGCTGTACAACAAAACTGTGGCCGGCACTGATCAAAAGTCCTTGTCCCCAGAAAATCTTTCAGTATTTTCTCTACCTTTTTCCCATTAACCATTCCCATGCGGGGAAGGGTTATATCTGAAAACATCAGCATGCTGCGCCAGTCCATTTCTTTGACGAAATCCTCAATATCCTCCAGGGGCACTCCCGAACAGTATAATGAGCCAATAATTGCGCCCATGCTGGTACCGCTGACTGCTGAAATATCTAAATCCAGCTGGGTTAGAACCTTTAGTACCCCCACATGGCATAGAGCCCGGGCAGCTCCCCCGCAGAGCGCTAAACCTATTTTCTTCTTCTTAAACATTACAGCTAAATTATAATCCCAAAAACATTTTTTATAAATGTTTCAATTACAATCCTCAAGCGCCGGGGAAGCCTTTTCTACCATGTAGGGGTCAAACTGGGCACCTGCATTTTTTTTGATCTCCCCTACCGCCTGGCTGCTGCTTAATTTCCTGCGGTATTCCCGCCCGGACACCATGGCCGCATAGGCATCAGCAATGGCTATTATCCTGGCATAAAGGGGAATATCTTCCCTGGAAAGGCCCTGGGGATACCCAGTACCGTCCCAGCGTTCGTGATGGGAGAGTATTGCCTCAGAAAGATGGGATATCTGGGGAATAGCCTCTGCAATATTGTAGCCCACCTCCGGATATTTTTTCACTAATTTCCATTCCAGCTCCTCCAGGGGCCCCGGCTTGTTCAGCACCTGGTCAGGAATAGAAACCTTGCCCACCTGATAGGCACCAGCCAGCAGAGACAGATCCTCCAGCTGGCCTGCGGTAAGGCCCAGGGCTCTGCCTATGGTCAGGGCAGCTTTTTTTACCATCTGTATATGTTCCAGACTAACATACTTCTTTCTCAACAGTGCCTGTTCCATGGACATTATAACTTCTCCGCTCAATCTCTTTTTTTCCACCAGTTTATGATGATACATGCTGTCTTCTGCTTCTTCTATTACTTCCTGTATATCCTGGCTGTAATCACCCTTGGTACACCTTCCCAGGGATATGCTTACCGGGACATCGGCTATGTTGTAACCGCCGGCGATATCCTTGATCCTGGCCACAACTTTAGCAGCAACTTCTTGAGGGGTACGGGGAAGCAGGATAGCAAATTCATCCCCTCCCCATCTGGCTATTATATCTTCTTTTCTGCAGGCTTTCCTGAGGATATCTGCCGCTTTCTTCAGCAGCTGGTCTCCCTGCTGGTGCCCAAAGGCATCATTGATAAGCTTCAGGCTGTTTACATCCCCGATGATAATACTTAAAGGAAGCTGCCTTTTCCGGTCAAGCCTTTTCAGCTCCTCTTCAAAATAAGTCCGGTTATAAAGCCCGGTCAGACTGTCATGAAATGATTTATA
Encoded here:
- a CDS encoding FumA C-terminus/TtdB family hydratase beta subunit, with translation MDKGIELDTPLTEDKIKNLRAGDMVLLTGTVYGARDMAHQRLITTIKTGQQLPLDLENSTIFYVGPSPAPPHRASGSVGPTTSARMDSLTEPLLKQGLRAMIGKGKRSPAYRRLLKKYRAVYMVAVGGIAACLGLKIKSIKPIAYQDLGAEAIYEIKLDRFPLFVAYDVYGGDIFAETLRKE
- a CDS encoding fumarate hydratase, which gives rise to MKSIKITTVKKQVEKLIAEASFNLPPDIISAIKHSLAAETSPVAKKILGYILENEQVARKEKLPLCQDCGTVYISLGIGSDVCIEESGRLYRELNDAVASAYSSNYLRKSIVDDPLYGRKNTGTNTPAIVSTSFTGRQGISVEVHLKGGGSENCSYLRMLNPSSGPEAIIEEVKSIVEENVTKCCPPVIIGLGIGSTASGVTSLARKASFRNLDIRNADPRYRQLEQQILSKINSLGIGPQGLGGNTTALACNIEVAPCHMATLPVAVFLGCHSLRRVSAKISPPYTS
- a CDS encoding DNA topoisomerase I yields the protein MKLIISEKEIAARRMADILSGGKAKEEKVYGIPTYLFGLDGQNYRTIGLKGHILKVDFPKKYANWFKVDPMDLIDAEIEKMPIQKKIIQALKKSAKEVDQIIVATDYDREGELIGYDALTLAQEVNGEADSRRAKFSSITPRELSSSFGKLDRVDLNLAFAGRARQDIDLIWGATLTRFISLASYQVKDKFLSVGRVQTPTLTLIVDREEQIKRFKPVPYWVIKVLLSTEDGQEFEAGHRQKRFSKREKAEAAYNRMGSQGEVTQIKERQKKIKPPIPFNTTGLIVAASSLGFTANRTISTAENLYMNGYISYPRTDNTVFPSSIDLAEVTREIGKSSYFKSACSHILAQDKVTATRGRKRSTDHPPIYPTLPAEKNSLSSDEWKIYELVVSRFLATLMPPAVMKSISARIDIGGETFVANGSHLIEKGWVDVYPYYKHKDSFIPHLEEGQILTVKNKHMLDKETKPPARYTQGKLVEKMEELGLGTKATRHTIIQSLISRGYIKGNPLEPYEKAISVIKMLKKHAEKISSPDMTAELEMDMDGIAAGDETREEVVDKSREMLKKVMARLKNEKEEIAKEIKNGVKEDLKVGKCTQDDCDGDLIIRTSRNKKRFIGCSAYPQCRNTFSLPQKGLILTTKDKCKECGFPIVKVINRGRRPWNLCINPQCPAKDEKYKNYNRKKAGRKADS
- the nadA gene encoding quinolinate synthase NadA, whose protein sequence is MIMNTKLELSTRIAKLKKEKNAVILAHNYQIGEVQDIADFVGDSLQLSIKAAETKSDIIVFCGVKFMAETAKILSPERMVLLPDQYSGCPMADMINAGQLKELKQKYPKAVVVCYVNSTAEVKALSDICCTSSNAVKVINSIDKHKQIIFIPDKYLGSYVQRKTGREMVLWNGYCPTHVSISAKHIVQLKKEHLDAAVIVHPEAPPDVIDVADKVASTGGMLDYVKNSSRKEFIIGTETGIIHRMKKENPKKIFYPASPKSICPNMKLINLEKIYWALEEQQYQIKLSRDIIEKARGAIDRMLAVS
- the nadB gene encoding L-aspartate oxidase — encoded protein: MIPRYLIDPTGCDKQADHCDCIVIGSGIAGLSTAIRLSEKHRVKVLTKSSLSESTTWYAQGGIAAAIKKPDFWKNHYQDTIVAGQGLCDPEAVKILVKNAPKMIEKLVELGIIFDISEGEISLTTEGGHSYPRILHAGGDATGEEIEKKLVKYSKTANNIEFFPDYLAVDILAHNNQCTGVLGLNLKTGELQIHPASFVVLASGGIGQVFELTTNPDISTGDGIAMAYRAGASIMDIEFIQFHPTVFKTRDEELFLISEALRGEGAYLRDCNGHRFMLNQHHLAELAPRDIVVKEMVRVMNETRCNFVYLDATHLPATTLKVRFPNILYKLKENGLDLKQDLIKVSPAAHYMNGGVKTNYQGLTTIDRLYSCGEVAATGAHGANRLASNSLIEGLVYGWNIYKEIDHRLKTDPGDGIDTLFDTFDSIPEGKQDLDIEKTKSQLRQIMSQKAGILRDAKGLSEAAGFVQKFLTNPSLYNNKDKSSIELANMLIVSHLITKAAAIRKESRGTHQRNDFPQTDDNNWRKHILLQKDKILFQEVKND
- the nadC gene encoding carboxylating nicotinate-nucleotide diphosphorylase, whose translation is MDLIRRTLSEDLAGFGDITSKYLLPSDHHSQAYIWCKQDTAVLCGINIAGWLMEEVDSSIKLNKIKEDGDMVSRRQKVATLSGPTASLLAAERSALNFIQHLSGIATITKKFSTLASARGVKIVDTRKTKPNLRLVEKYAVEIGGGYNHRFGLFDGIMLKDNHIRAAGGIVEAVKAIKGSIPHPLKIEVEVQDSSQLQQAIAAQADIIMLDNMNPDQIEESVKKIRSEANKNTLIEVSGNITLNNLEDYCSTGIDLISTGYITHSAPAADFSMEFV
- a CDS encoding patatin-like phospholipase family protein encodes the protein MFKKKKIGLALCGGAARALCHVGVLKVLTQLDLDISAVSGTSMGAIIGSLYCSGVPLEDIEDFVKEMDWRSMLMFSDITLPRMGMVNGKKVEKILKDFLGTRTFDQCRPQFCCTAVDMLSQKRVILSQGGLVDAVRASISIPGFFSPVIFDGMVLVDGGVIEPLPAEAIGIFDVDFTIGVSIVLDQVKDSSQYYKKLTDYESESRAMGFFRRVFNLRKKRKFPTTYEILNTSFNIIQREMAKNYYKYTDIVIEPKVGEYGFFDFTKGSEIIEKGCIAAREKVPELKQKLGLK